The following DNA comes from Cryptococcus deuterogattii R265 chromosome 2, complete sequence.
GGGGTACGGACGATGGGGATGTGATAGCTGTTGCCAATGCGGAATTATTGGGCGACCCTGCAGTGATGGAACGTCTTCGGGATGGCGGCGTATGGGTAAAAGACAGGGGTGTCCGCACAAGTTTGACTTTTCGGCATGCCCAGAAGGTGGTTAAAGGCGGGGCTTTAGGCAAGGTTATGGGAAATATGAGAAGACCTTGAGTTAAAACGCAAACGTTAGCATAGTAACAGCATAGCATGACATTCACAAAGAGTAATGAGGGGAATGATTAACTTACTCGTTAACCACCTAGACCAAGCCCAAGTTCGTCCAGCATGTATTGCAGTACAGTTCTGCCACTTCCTTGCTCCTCGCTAGATCCTAGAGATGGCGACTGAGCACTGAAATTCTCTCGTGGCCCAGGTGTCGGGGTTATCATATGTCGCGAAGGCGATGGTGGGCGTCCCCTGGAAACACCTGTTCTGTTCATAACAGGTGTCATAAACCCTCCTTGAGTCCGTTCATAGCCTCGCTTATCAGGAGTAACTTTTACATATGAAAATTCATCGTCTGGTTGCTCCATAGTAAATGACGTGCCAGCAGACGTATCCAAAACGGATATCTCTGATGACAGGCTCACATCGGGGAGTATAGGCGGCGGCAGCGCTGAGCGCAATAATGCCGAATTCTCCcagtcttcctcatcatcatcatctaaCCATGACGATACCTTTTCCACTCTCATTTTTGATGAACAGCGTCGCCCGTCTCCTCTTGCCTTggcaggtggaggaagcGTGACATGAATCCCACGACGCCTGGCAGCAACCACCAATGCCATGATCATAACTGCCATCTCATGCTCTCCTCCCTGTACCACATTCATCGGATCGACCACGGACAGGTCCATCCCCAAGATATCATCCGCCAACACACCAAGGACACATTTGATGACAACGAGTTCGTCGTCTGATGTTTGACATAGTCGGGTAGagtgtggaagagggagacgGGCATTGAGAATGGCCTCAAGGgtaaggaggaggagcgaaGGAGGGATAGCAGCGAGTGAAGGGGGGTTAATGGGGATGCGAAGAGCGGTGAGGAgttggtggaagagagggagggggGGTGTCGGCATGGGAGAAGGTTGGCtggatggatgggaaaTGACAGAGGACTGGTGTAGAAATACTAATTGATGAATCAAGCAAAGAAGCGCGTCTGAAAgaacaaacaaacaaaaacaagaCACTGGAGCCTGGGATTGAAACAAAATCGTACGCTGCCAATCGCCGTGAGACTCTCACACGGTTATACCCTTGCATCGGCTCCTGATATATGCATAAATAGTAAATTTGGTGCAAATTGTTGTGGTATGGATCACAGCAGGAATAAAAGATTGCAACCATGTCTGTTTATGCATTCGggatgaagacgaaatGGTGCCTCGATGCTGATGAATCCACATTATTCCTTTTAATTAAcccttccaccacctcccaacaaagaagatgttTAGGTCTTGACTCCTTGCCCAATCAAGAATCTCCTCAAATCATGCAAAAGCTCAAGCTGCTCAGCCTGGGTCAAGGAAGTGACCACAGCCTGCATAATTCCGCCGACAGTAACGTTTTGGATCTGGAAAACAGAAAAATAAGCACAGTcgtcagaagaagatgaagtcaGTCAACGTACTCGGATGAGTGAGCTGTAGTAAACATAAGAGAAAAGACCCATCATGAACCTGTACCAATACTCGTGAGTCTCTACCACAGCAACCACAAACGAACGGTTCAAACTTACTGGCAGTCCATTCGGTCAGTCATACCACCGTGTCCAGGGATAGAGTGACCAAAGTCCTTGATGTTGAAAGCTCGCTTGAAACCGGAAGCAAAGAAGCCGCCAAAGGGAGCGACCAAAGACGCAAAGGTAGCCATAACGAGACAATGGATTTGGAAGGGGGCGTAGGGGATGGAAGGCGGGGGGTGGCCGAGCTAacattgaaaaaaaaaaaatgagcCATTATCCAAAAAAACCTTGATGATAGAATGGCGCGTACGATAGTCTGAAGAACATGCTTGGCGACACCGGTGAATTCAAAGTCGCGCCACACAAAGACGGGGTTGGGTCGGCAAGTCACCTGGGAGAAGACGTTGGTACCAAGATCTCGCGCGGGACAGATCATGTAAGGGTATCGCATCCAGAATGTACCCCACTATGAGTCTTCGGGTAAGCGCATCGTCCAAGTCTTGGAAGCAATCCTGGCACTTACAGCGATGCCGAATAAAATAGTACAGATGAAAGCGCCCACGAAGCCTTCAACAGTCTTCTTAGGACTCAATTTGATCAGAGGAGTTTTACCGAAAAGCTTGCCTACAAGTAAGTATGCGTATATTAGCAACTGGGGCTGAAAAGTTGGAGACAGGACACGTACCGCAAACGTAAGCCATAACATCGTTGCAGATGACCAAGGACGCagggatgaagaaccaCACCAAACCTTCAAGGATGTTGTTCACGATGAAGTGGCTATCAGAGATCATATCAGGTATATGGAGAGGAAGCATAAAAACCAAGACTTACCTAGACACCACAATGAGCAGGAGTGAAATATGGACCCAACAGAAGAGAGCAAATTGCTGACGAAGATACTGTCTCTGGAGATTGGCCACGAAGCCGACAAAGCCTTTACAACAAGTCAACGACATGCGCAGTCatcaaaagaaagaacACTGACCAACAACGTAAAGCATGAAGCTGATAAATCTGTGGTTACGAGCAAAGGGAATGAAATACGCGTCCACAAAGACAATGTGCTTGAAATAATAAATGATGGATTCGCCGTAGAGGAAGTAGTTGGCCACAACGAAGAAATACCTGATGGAATCGTTTAGCTTTAACAAGAAAGAAACTGTTGAGTAACACAGACCAGTTGATAGTCTTGTTCCAGCTGTCGCCTTGCTCTCCAGGACTGGCAGCTTTGGAACCACCGTCTAAATTACATTCCGATCATCAGCTGACATCGCATTACACGATTAAGCTGATAACTCACGGTCACGAAGGTCGAAAAGAGCAGTGACTTCCTTGTAGACGAGAGTTTGACACACCATGACGAGAAGGATCATGTAGGGGTGGCCCATACAGAGAAGAGCTGTAACAAAATTCTATCAGCATGGAGTCTGGAGGACAAGACAAAGACCTACTGATGAAACCACCAATCATGATAAATGTCCAGATTGTTCTCTCAATCATATTGcgattcttcttcggaGCAATGGTTttctcaccttccttgccctcgcCGGGAGCAAGACCATCCTCAAACTTGACTGCATTCTTGCTGGGGCTAGTAGGGTTCATAACGTTTCCAGGACCAGCGGGAGTGAAGTCCTGAGGagtcttccttttcctgtTGGCAGGGAGAGCATTGCCAGTcggttgaggaagagaagcgggCAACGAAGGAGAGAACTTTGAAGAGGGTGGACTAGAAGGGCGGGCAGTCTCGGCCTTCTTGGGAGCCTCCTTCtgttcctttttctcctcttttttctcgGGGATTGCGGCAGCAGGCTTGGTCTCCTTGGGAGTAACGTCGGGAATCTGCTTCTCTAAGGCAGGGATTTGGGAAGGACCGGCGGTAGATTGTTCGTGTTCAATCTTTGGCGGAGTGGAAGCCTGTTGCTTAGGTGCTACTTGAGGAGCAGTagcctctttcttcgcctCTGGAAACTTCTCCGTGCCAGGGACTGGAGGAGTACCAGGGCTTTCGGTTTCAGAAGCTGACTGCTCATTGGACTTTGATTTTCCGTTCGCGCCCTTCGAAGCTTGTCGAGCCAATCGCTTTCGTGCAGATTTGGACAACGTAGCagtttgagtttgagaCTCGAAAGGGATTTGGGAAGGACTGTGGGCAAATTGGTCAGCTTGGATTTGCGAAAGCAAGAGGCGCCAACTCACATCTCTACCGGggcttcctcctcctcttcaacttcttcatgtTCGGCGGCACCGTTACCAAGCAGCTCGTACATGCCACCACTAAAAAGGGGTTGACCTCTATATGACGACATGACTGATATTTTTGGGGATTTGGATtgcaagatggaagatggaaaggaaaagatgaacGATGTAatggcagcagcaaaaaAGCAGCCATTCAGAATTGGAGAAGGTCAAGGCGGCCGGCGGTGACGTTACAGCTTGCAGAGGCCATGGAATCAAATTTATCATCCGTTAACCACACATCAGGCCCTTCTCGTACCAAACGAAACTCCCCCAGCGCTGCTACCGCAGACGAGTTCCTCCAACATTTCCAccatcttttttcttcttctcatcttcacaagtttctttttctctcaagCACCATGATTACTTGACTGTGAGTTGCATTTGTCTTTAATCTCTCTCCGCTTCGACTTCTCTTTCCGTTTGGATGAGCGTAACAATCCAACTCCTAAAGACCTGTCGTCCCTCGAACCTCTAGTTAGGTTTGAGTAAGAAGGCAGGGCGTGCGCCGGGTAGGACCGGATAGCTGGAGGACTTTAATTACACATGAACTGAACTTCATTAACCACCTTCTTGTTGTGTGATAGGCAGCTTGAGGAGTTGCATATGCTAATAATGGTGTTTATCAGATTCATCAATAAGCTAAGGATCGCGGCTGTCTTTGGAAGATGTCTTTTTCATGATCGGCCCTGTGTGAGTGTGTTTCCTaccatctttctcatgTCTCAATGGGAGCGCTATGAAGATAAAACCACATACCATACATACTTTACCTCATTCGCCGGCGATTCGTCGTAATTAGCGTGACACTTCAGCCTTGACTGAGCGCTCCTATTTTCccaccttcctttcttaCATGTTAAGATCTTTGTAATGGAAGTGCTAACCCTAAGAAGCTGTAGGAtttcaagctcttcgaATCAACTCTCTGCCTAATACCGCGCCAATTCACACACCGTAAGTTATAAACCGGCTttgcatcttctttctattGTGATGAAAATCTTTCGATGGGCGGACAGATCCTAATCCCGTGCGCTCCGCGCTAAACGCCTCGTGTACAAAAGTAGGcggggaaagggaaatggtGAATTCATCGTGATCTGAATCTTCCATACATCTTGCATTTCTCAACCCCGCCCGCATTCTTATATGATCATTTGCTGACTGCTGTTGCAGGGATGAGTCACTTTGTGATCAAATTAAGGTAAGAGTCATGTTACACACtccattcatcatcactgtGGGCTTGTCAGCCTAGCATGGCAGCCATATAAAGGTTTAGATTTGCACTATTCCGGGCTGGCAGCCAGGTTTAGGCTGTCTTGTCATTAGATTAGCACTCAGTTTTTTCCGTATGCATTATTCTCGAATATATCGCTTGTTTTGCTATAATTTGACTGTATCATGTTTGAGACCCGCCAGTATGGACACCAACAGCGTACTTATAAATAAGACAGAAGTAGTATAAAATGAGCTGTATACCAGGCATGAGACCCGAGGTCCGATGTTGTGACAGCCTCCACCGCGCTGAAGCCGATGAAAGACCAGATAACATGAATGCTTTCCTCAAATCCACTACTACAAAGATTGTAAACTTGACTTgcaacatcatcaatcCACAATTTGCGGCGTTCGAGATGACTTCTGAGGGCGAGCCAAATACACCACTTCCCGTTATCCCTTTACAACATGCGCTGCCCGCAACGCCCTCTCGCTCGACCTCTCAAATATCAATGGTTTCTGCCGAAGCATTAATATCGCACAGCAGTCCCACAAAGCAATTCACTCCATCGCATCATTCATCTCAACCCTCGGCACTATCTTATAATGCTCTTCTTAACGCACCAGCAGATAGCCCTGCATTAAGGGCACGCGCCTCGACAGCTTCATCCAGTCGAGCGCCTTCGGTCTTGGATGATGCTCATGTAGAGTATAACGTTACCGAGAGTCAAGTCCCAGAAATAACGCCTTCAATGGATAGTTATGAACTTGATGAAGGTAGTGACCACACAAGTTTGCCTTCTGGTGCTCCCTCtatcaagggcaaggaaaagcagCGATCGGGTGACCGCAATGAGATTGAAACTGTAGGAGCTGGAGGGGAGATGGCTTTGCCTTCGGGAGATGCCAGAAGAGGACTGAAAGAACTTGTACGGAATACCGGGTCGGTAGAGAAAGATTCTGGAGGGGATGACCACCGCCGGTTATCGACAAAGCTTTCAAGAAGTATGCCAAGGTCGTCGCCATTTTCCCCGTTTGTGGCTGATTTTGACTAGCAGACGAAAATCTACAAGTTCTGACAACACAATCAGACAAGGTGTCCTATTCGCCTCGATCGTACTACGTTTTGACGAATGCTGGAAAGCCCGTTTTCTGCTCGTGGGTTTTCTAGCCTGATATGCCCATATAGACCTGCCTAACTAAATGACACAGACGTAGCAGCCCTTCTGAGGATGATGTTACTAATGTCATGGGCGTCGCACAAGCATTAATATCTATCTTTGCGGACGACGACGATCGATTAAGGTGGATTCTCAGCCAGACAGTTATCACAGAGCTGTAACTGACCATGTCTTTAGATACATCATCAAAGGCAATCATCGCATAGCATTTCTGTTAAAGGCACCGCTGTATCTATTCTGTATCAGTGACTGGGGCGAACCCGAACATGTTGTAAGTTTCCAAATACATGTCACGGCTATGCAGGGCTGAGCTATGTCAAGTTACGGCTACAATTGGAATATATTCACCTACAAATCCTTTCAGTCGTATCCTCCACTCAACTCCTCAGGCTATTCCAGAGACGAAGTAATGCTGATCTCTCGACATTATTGGAAGGTGAATCATGCTGCCAAACAGGAGAAGTAGTGCTAACTTTCAATATAGGGACGGAGCCTTTCTTACGCAATCTGATCGATTGTTCACAATATGACTTTAGCTTCCTTACATCTACTCTCCAGCCTCTCAGGATGGCTCCTGCTTTGAGAGATACTAGTGCGGCGGCTCTGATGCCTCCGTCAAAGTTCAAGGTGCGCATTCCATCAACTGGCCATCGGTTACATACACTGTACTGAGCAAGACTGCTTAGGACTTGTTGTATGTGCTTCTGATCGCAGGTGGGCATATTGTGACTGTTTTGCGACCAAGGAAACATtcaatccatccatccgGTCAGTGCTATCTCCTGTCACTCCCTCACCTATTGAAAGCTTATTCCCCTTTTACTAGATTTGCATTTGCTTCTAAACACTATCGCTTCTTCGCCAGCACTTCGCGCGACTGAAACATGGCTTCCCATTTGCTTCCCCAAATTCAATCCTTCTGGATTTGTCCACGCCTATATCAGTTATGTCTTGGAGGACGTGGGTCTGGTATTCGTGAGTGCAGATAGAGAAGCATTTGAAGATCTCAGAATATGGAAGGATATGGTTCTGGAGGTGGGCCAACTGTGtatgaagaaaaaataGCAGCGCTAACATCTCTGCAGAAACTTGAGCAAGATAAAACTCTCAGCAGAATTCAAGAAGCCATACCTTTGCATTCATACACGATATGTAAGTGTTGACCGTACCAATTGATTATGGCGGTTGACCGGTATTTAAGCCTCTGTGGGATGTCCTGGATTACGACATTTCATCTACAAATCCCGTCAACATGTCCAAATTACTCAACCCATATGGGAAGCTCCTTATGAAGATGGTTCAACAAACCAGAAACGGTGACTTTGCACTCGTGAACGTGAGGAGATTTCGAAGCTGACCGAGAATCTACAGACTTGTCACGACCTATCAAAAGCTGCACGACGCCGTCCATGCCAAGTCCGGACAGGCTTCCGCTCTCAAATTAATCTACATCTCTACAGAACATGAGGCCTGTCTTGTTTGGGTGAGTACTTATCTGCCCAGATAATCGAGCAAAGCTAATGGTCACAGGCTACGAAACCGTTTGAGCTCTATATCACTGTATCGCCCCAGCTTTCCAAGTCAGCCGTTGTGGCGGCTGCCAACAATGTTGCCAAATGGGTGCTTgcggaggaaggaagaatatTCCTCAAAGATGCTCCTGTATTTTGATACCGCAGCGATGACAAAATGCAGAATAATAATTGCGGCGGCCTCTGCAAGTCCAAAAACGGTTTTTTGAAGATTTATTATAGGCTTCTTACAGCTCAGAAGTTCACATAGGCGAAGCGTGATGGTACCTGGGATACTTGGGCCGTCTGGCGCTGATACCGTAGTGCAGTGACACAAGCtggccttccttcttctcagaAGATGGTGACGTCAGGCCGTGCGCGCCGTCAGTTAAAAAgaataaaaaaaatgaattACGGACTTCGCCGCCTTAGGCACACATTCTTGGCTCTTTCTGCTCGTCAAAAACCGTTGCTGCCATTCGTTCACACATCTTCAGGAGCCTTGTTTCAACAATAACTTGGTCATCTCAGGAGTACATCACAttggctgaagaagatttaTCGTGTATAGATAAACTTGTACGGCGGGAAAACTCTTGGACCTGTACGAAACACGCTCCGCAACTGCTCTTACTCAACCAACCCTAAACTACACAACTTTCAAATCATCAGCCAAAAATGGGTCGCGGTGGCGGTGTTTCTTCAAGAGGTCGAGGGTAAGTCCTTTTTTCGTTGAATCGCATGTTCATCTGCATCTCGGTTTGGCCTTTCCCCTGACGccctttttttgttttacTTTGAATCTTGTAGCAAGTTCAAGGTTGCCCGGGGAGGTGGTCGACACTTTTCACGCGATCTCGATCCCAGATTTAACAATCCAGTCTCTGAATCTTCCGAAGAGGAATCttctgatgaagaagaagagtcatccgaggaggatgaaacTGCTCAAAATCAACAGTTAGCTCCCGAGATGGCCGCCTTGAATCTCAAACTTGGAAACACGGTTGCtctcgatgatgatgaagatcaagaagccGGCATGAGCAGAGCAGAAAGGAAGGCCATGAAGAAGGCCCAGggtcagaagaaggtggttACTATCCAAGAGCCAGAGGACAGTGGAAGCGAAagtgacgaggaggaggtcgTACCTGCTCCCGCACCCAAAGGAAAGGGCAAACCGGCCAAGAAGGTTGAGCCCGTTCAGATGTCAAGAAAGGAGCGGTGAGTCCCATATGTTACTGCAAAGAAAACCGTGCTGACACCGTTGCCATAAGTGAGGcggcagagaagaaggctgctgaACAGAGATATCAGAATCTCCACGCCCAAGGTGAGAAGCATGCTAATCTGGGTGATTTCATATAAACTGATTCATTGGACATTATCATTAGGCAAAACAGCGGAAGCCAAATCTGATTTGGCTCGATTGCAAGAAGTCAGGGCTCGACGTGAggcagctgctgctcagCGAAAAGCTGAAGCTGAGGGTGAGTCCACTTCCTACA
Coding sequences within:
- a CDS encoding vacuolar fusion protein MON1, translating into MTSEGEPNTPLPVIPLQHALPATPSRSTSQISMVSAEALISHSSPTKQFTPSHHSSQPSALSYNALLNAPADSPALRARASTASSSRAPSVLDDAHVEYNVTESQVPEITPSMDSYELDEGSDHTSLPSGAPSIKGKEKQRSGDRNEIETVGAGGEMALPSGDARRGLKELVRNTGSVEKDSGGDDHRRLSTKLSRTDENLQVLTTQSDKVSYSPRSYYVLTNAGKPVFCSRSSPSEDDVTNVMGVAQALISIFADDDDRLRYIIKGNHRIAFLLKAPLYLFCISDWGEPEHVLRLQLEYIHLQILSVVSSTQLLRLFQRRSNADLSTLLEGTEPFLRNLIDCSQYDFSFLTSTLQPLRMAPALRDTSAAALMPPSKFKDLLYVLLIAGGHIVTVLRPRKHSIHPSDLHLLLNTIASSPALRATETWLPICFPKFNPSGFVHAYISYVLEDVGLVFVSADREAFEDLRIWKDMVLEKLEQDKTLSRIQEAIPLHSYTISSVGCPGLRHFIYKSRQHVQITQPIWEAPYEDGSTNQKRLVTTYQKLHDAVHAKSGQASALKLIYISTEHEACLVWATKPFELYITVSPQLSKSAVVAAANNVAKWVLAEEGRIFLKDAPVF
- a CDS encoding phosphatidate cytidylyltransferase, whose translation is MSSYRGQPLFSGGMYELLGNGAAEHEEVEEEEEAPVEIPSQIPFESQTQTATLSKSARKRLARQASKGANGKSKSNEQSASETESPGTPPVPGTEKFPEAKKEATAPQVAPKQQASTPPKIEHEQSTAGPSQIPALEKQIPDVTPKETKPAAAIPEKKEEKKEQKEAPKKAETARPSSPPSSKFSPSLPASLPQPTGNALPANRKRKTPQDFTPAGPGNVMNPTSPSKNAVKFEDGLAPGEGKEGEKTIAPKKNRNMIERTIWTFIMIGGFITLLCMGHPYMILLVMVCQTLVYKEVTALFDLRDHGGSKAASPGEQGDSWNKTINWYFFVVANYFLYGESIIYYFKHIVFVDAYFIPFARNHRFISFMLYVVGFVGFVANLQRQYLRQQFALFCWVHISLLLIVVSSHFIVNNILEGLVWFFIPASLVICNDVMAYVCGKLFGKTPLIKLSPKKTVEGFVGAFICTILFGIAWGTFWMRYPYMICPARDLGTNVFSQVTCRPNPVFVWRDFEFTGVAKHVLQTILGHPPPSIPYAPFQIHCLVMATFASLVAPFGGFFASGFKRAFNIKDFGHSIPGHGGMTDRMDCQFMMGLFSYVYYSSLIRIQNVTVGGIMQAVVTSLTQAEQLELLHDLRRFLIGQGVKT